One Primulina huaijiensis isolate GDHJ02 chromosome 8, ASM1229523v2, whole genome shotgun sequence genomic region harbors:
- the LOC140983076 gene encoding UDP-glycosyltransferase 76B1-like, producing the protein MSMDNPSKATKHTKTCRIILFPLPFQGHINPMIQLADILHSKGFTISIIHTQFNSPDPSKYPHFMFHLIPDGVSEDQASKHDILRVLHILNTDCIPLFSECLGKLLSAHDDIVCMITDAMIYSSQAVAEDLGIPRIALRTSSVCSFLTFAALPGLREKGFYSDNLDSRWEDPVVELPPLKVKDVLGIHIRNLDDTLKIVNDMVEGTKKASGLIFNTFQDLEEPNIANLHEHFRLPTFLIGPFHKFFSAASSSLLTQDRSSIYWLDTQKTSSVLYVSFGSLAAMDEKNLIEVAWGLANSMQPFLWVVRPGLVQGSEWLESLPDEFMEVTGKRGYIVKWAPQQEVLSHPAVGGFWTHSGWNSILESVCEGVPMICSSFFGDQTVNSRYINDVWRLGIKLECGLQREEIESAIRKIMLEGEGRQDIIERLVCLKEKIDGFSSTSVNALSDFISSFKSSVV; encoded by the exons ATGTCCATGGATAATCCCAGCAAAGCCActaaacacacaaaaacatgcaGAATAATCCTCTTCCCGCTACCATTTCAAGGCCACATAAACCCGATGATTCAGCTGGCCGACATTCTCCACTCCAAAGGCTTCACAATCTCCATAATACACACTCAGTTCAACTCCCCGGATCCATCCAAGTACCCTCACTTCATGTTTCATCTCATCCCCGACGGAGTATCGGAAGATCAAGCATCCAAACACGACATTCTGCGTGTCCTCCATATCCTCAACACCGACTGTATCCCCCTCTTCAGTGAGTGCTTGGGGAAGTTATTATCCGCCCACGATGATATTGTATGTATGATTACGGATGCTATGATATATTCCTCGCAAGCTGTTGCGGAGGATCTTGGCATACCAAGGATTGCGCTCCGGACTAGCAGTGTTTGTTCCTTTTTAACCTTTGCTGCTCTTCCTGGTCTTCGAGAAAAAGGGTTCTACTCTGATAATCTGG ATTCTAGATGGGAGGATCCAGTTGTTGAACTACCACCACTTAAAGTAAAAGATGTACTAGGAATTCACATCCGGAACCTGGATGATACGCTAAAGATCGTAAATGATATGGTTGAAGGAACAAAGAAAGCATCAGGCCTCATTTTCAACACCTTCCAAGATCTCGAAGAGCCAAATATAGCCAATCTTCATGAGCATTTTCGGCTACCCACGTTTCTAATCGGTCCGTTTCACAAATTCTTTTCCGCGGCCTCAAGCAGTTTGTTGACGCAAGACAGGAGCTCCATTTATTGGCTGGATACCCAAAAGACGAGTTCTGTTCTTTACGTAAGCTTCGGGAGTCTCGCGGCAATGGATGAAAAGAATCTAATTGAAGTGGCTTGGGGTCTGGCCAATAGTATGCAGCCATTCTTGTGGGTGGTCAGGCCTGGATTAGTCCAAGGCTCGGAGTGGCTCGAATCGTTGCCGGATGAATTCATGGAGGTTACTGGTAAAAGGGGATACATTGTCAAATGGGCACCTCAGCAAGAAGTGCTATCTCATCCTGCCGTTGGTGGATTTTGGACTCACAGCGGATGGAACTCCATTCTGGAGAGTGTTTGTGAAGGTGTTCCGATGATTTGCTCGTCTTTCTTTGGAGATCAGACGGTGAATTCCCGATACATAAACGACGTCTGGAGACTTGGGATCAAATTGGAATGCGGGTTGCAAAGAGAGGAGATCGAATCAGCTATCAGAAAAATCATGCTTGAAGGAGAAGGCCGGCAAGATATCATAGAGAGACTTGTGTGTTTGAAGGAGAAAATCGATGGTTTTTCAAGCACGTCAGTGAATGCTTTATCCGATTTCATCTCCTCATTTAAGTCTTCGGTTGTTTGA
- the LOC140983585 gene encoding UDP-glycosyltransferase 76F1-like produces the protein MDANMFSSQAVVEGLGIPRLVLRTSSVCSFLAFATLPVLRENGFYSDDLDSRGEDPVLELPPLRVKDVRAIHLQSLDFTLKIISKILEGAKTASGLIFNTIQDLEEPYLANFHEPFRFPTFLIGPFNKFFSAASSSLLTQDRSSVSWLDTQKPGSVLYVSFGSAATIDGESLREMSRGLASSMQPFLWVVRPGLVKGSEWLESLPNEFMEVVNQRGYIVKWAPQQEVLSHPAVGGFWTHSGWNSILESICEGVPTICSSFFGDQKVNSRYVTDAWKLGIKLEHGFEREEIESAIRKLMLDKEGQEIRERALCLKEKIDVSLKTDGSSSQSLNALSDLISSFKSSGA, from the exons ATGGATGCTAATATGTTTTCCTCGCAAGCTGTTGTGGAGGGTCTTGGGATACCAAGGCTTGTGCTCAGGACTAGTAGTGTTTGTTCGTTTCTAGCCTTTGCCACTCTTCCTGTTCTTCGAGAAAATGGGTTCTACTCCGATGATCTGG attCTAGAGGGGAGGATCCAGTTCTTGAGCTACCACCACTTAGAGTAAAAGACGTACGAGCAATTCACCTCCAGAGCCTGGATTTTACGCTGAAGATCATATCTAAAATATTAGAAGGAGCAAAGACAGCATCAGGCCTCATTTTCAATACGATCCAAGATCTTGAAGAGCCATATCTCGCCAATTTTCATGAGCCTTTTCGTTTTCCTACGTTTTTAATCGGGCCGTTTAACAAATTCTTTTCGGCAGCCTCGAGCAGTTTGTTGACACAAGATAGAAGCTCTGTTTCCTGGCTGGATACCCAAAAACCGGGTTCTGTTCTCTATGTTAGCTTTGGGAGTGCTGCAACCATCGACGGAGAGAGTCTAAGAGAAATGTCTCGGGGTCTAGCCAGTAGTATGCAGCCATTCTTGTGGGTGGTCAGGCCTGGATTAGTCAAAGGCTCGGAATGGCTCGAATCGTTGCCGAATGAATTCATGGAGGTTGTTAATCAAAGAGGATATATTGTCAAATGGGCACCTCAGCAAGAAGTGTTGTCTCATCCCGCCGTTGGTGGATTTTGGACTCACAGCGGATGGAACTCCATTCTCGAGAGTATTTGTGAAGGTGTTCCCACGATATGCTCGTCTTTTTTCGGAGATCAGAAAGTGAATTCCCGATACGTAACTGATGCCTGGAAACTTGGGATCAAATTGGAACATGGGTTCGAAAGAGAGGAGATTGAATCAGCAATCAGAAAATTAATGCTTGATAAAGAAGGCCAAGAAATAAGAGAAAGAGCCCTGTGTTTGAAGGAGAAAATAGATGTTTCCTTAAAAACAGATGGTTCTTCAAGCCAATCTCTGAATGCATTATCTGATCTCATCTCTTCGTTTAAATCTTCTGGTGCTTAA
- the LOC140982760 gene encoding uncharacterized protein has protein sequence MPSNFFPLRWESTGDQWWFASPIDWAAANGHYDLVRELLYIDPNLLIKLTSLPRIRRLETVWDDEEKFNDVAKCRSQVAQKLLEECEIDKGHNSLIRAGYGGWLLYTAASAGDVIFVKELLDRDPILVFGEGEYGVTDIFYAAARGKNSEVFRMVFEFALLSPKGQQRQISPVFHSEMVNRAVHAAARGGNVEMLRDFLKDGCDILSYRDAQGSTALHSASGRGQVEVVKYLTSSFDIMNLVDNRGNTALNVAAYLGHLAVIEILVSASPSSTSITNNYGDTFLHMAVAGFRTPTFRRLDRQIELMKQLVSGKFVNLDDIINVKNKDGRTVLHMAVIENIQYDIVELLMSVPYINLNLRDADGNTPLDILKQRPRSASSEILIKRLISAGGISNCQDRITRKAIVSHLRLHGIGGSPGTVFKIPDAEIFLHSGFEDACPLSGDLTGTEHGYSGEIERSGKHKRSGSLSSAANRFKMLLRWPTKKERNANSNTDASNLGDTDSVVSDRRHSSFSNGPIPLRHQFARFSLFPNNKKTSSVQGNFPSPSTKNKYAAGLTQGVLQMLPKSNLGSPSSAYSESPWSTADARKVVNIDSGSPGPSSSNQSPNIENVKMRRKHKSFNPRLLNNYLCFGSQGLAAENLMNSPPRKSQTEETLVVQ, from the exons ATGCCTTCCAATTTCTTTCCCTTAAGATGGGAAAGCACTGGAGACCAATGGTGGTTTGCTTCCCCTATTGATTGGGCAGCTGCAAATGGGCATTATGATTTAGTTAGAGAGCTTCTCTACATTGACCCAAACCTTCTCATTAAGTTGACCTCTCTCCCAAGGATTCGAAGGCTGGAAACCGTGTGGGACGATGAGGAAAAGTTTAATGATGTTGCCAAATGTAGGTCCCAAGTTGCCCAAAAACTCCTTGAAGAATGTGAAATAGACAAAGGGCACAATTCTTTGATCAGGGCTGGGTATGGTGGTTGGCTTTTGTACACTGCTGCTTCAGCTGGGGATGTGATTTTTGTCAAGGAATTGTTGGATAGGGACCCCATTTTGGTGTTTGGAGAGGGGGAGTATGGGGTTACTGATATCTTCTACGCCGCTGCAAGGGGCAAGAACTCCGAGGTTTTCAGGATGGTTTTTGAGTTTGCGCTACTCTCACCAAAGGGACAACAGAGGCAAATTTCGCCAGTTTTTCATTCGGAAATGGTAAATAGAGCTGTTCATGCGGCGGCTAGAGGTGGCAATGTTGAGATGTTGAGGGATTTTTTGAAGGATGGATGTGATATTTTGAGTTATAGGGATGCTCAGGGATCTACTGCTTTGCATTCGGCCTCCGGCAGAGGGCAGGTTGAG GTAGTTAAGTATTTAACATCATCATTCGATATCATGAATTTGGTTGACAATCGAGGTAACACAGCTTTAAACGTGGCTGCGTACCTAGGACACCTAGCTGTCATCGAGATTCTTGTATCTGCATCGCCTTCTTCAACCTCAATAACAAACAATTATGGAGACACATTTCTTCACATGGCTGTTGCTGGTTTTAGAACCCCAACTTTTCGGAGACTCGATCGGCAAATTGAACTCATGAAACAGTTGGTTAGCGGAAAATTTGTAAATCTCGATGACATAATCAATGTTAAGAACAAAGATGGCAGAACGGTTCTGCACATGGCTGTCATAGAGAACATTCAGTATGATATAGTCGAACTTCTCATGTCAGTTCCTTACATAAACCTTAATCTTCGCGATGCTGATGGAAACACACCTTTGGATATCCTCAAGCAACGGCCAAGATCAGCATCTTCTGAGATTCTGATCAAACGGTTGATATCAGCCGGAGGGATTTCAAACTGTCAAGATAGAATCACAAGAAAAGCTATTGTTTCCCATTTGAGATTGCATGGGATTGGAGGTAGTCCAGGGACAGTTTTCAAAATCCCTGATGCAGAAATATTCTTACACTCTGGGTTTGAAGATGCGTGTCCCCTGAGTGGTGATTTGACCGGCACAGAACATGGTTACTCGGGTGAAATAGAGCGATCTGGTAAACATAAGAGGTCTGGTTCTCTAAGCAGTGCTGCAAATCGTTTCAAGATGTTGCTACGTTGGCCtacaaagaaagaaagaaacgcAAACTCGAATACTGATGCTTCCAACTTAGGAGACACCGATTCTGTAGTATCGGACAGAAGGCATTCGAGTTTCAGCAACGGCCCTATCCCACTAAGGCATCAATTTGCGCGGTTTTCCTTGTTTCCAAACAATAAAAAGACATCGTCTGTACAAGGTAATTTTCCTAGCCCATCCACAAAGAACAAATATGCTGCAGGGCTGACACAGGGTGTGCTGCAAATGCTGCCAAAGTCAAACTTGGGTTCCCCTTCGAGCGCCTATTCTGAGTCGCCTTGGTCGACTGCTGATGCAAGAAAGGTTGTAAACATTGACAGCGGAAGTCCCGGTCCATCGAGCTCAAACCAATCCCCTAATATCGAAAACGTGAAAATGAGGCGTAAACACAAGTCTTTCAATCCGAGACTGCTGAACAATTACCTGTGTTTCGGCTCTCAAGGCCTGGCTGCCGAGAACTTGATGAACTCTCCTCCGAGGAAAAGTCAGACCGAAGAAACGTTAGTTGTGCAGTGA
- the LOC140983571 gene encoding pentatricopeptide repeat-containing protein At4g01570: protein MGFTERIMQHGRRGTTENLLLYSATFRTRFTTAANETVSAKRAAADLLLVASIAKALQNPGGIHYLEKNGEFIPLTEDVVLQTLRRNSLDVSKKLEFFHWCSFRPNYKHSVDTYSQMFKILCLRTHQDSNDIFELVSSMRNDGLVLNSSTFKLILDAFLRCGKFDSALDVLDYVERDSNVVSCLSPDIHSSVFVALVRKNQIGIALSMFLKLLDSSSALGNGVVIPDAIACNELLVGLKKADMKDQFKQVFGKLRATKLYPLDRHGYNICIHTFGRWGDFVTALSLFKEMKEKSGSFDPDLCTYNSLIHVLFLLGKVNDALIVWEELKGSSGQEPDAYTYQILIQGCSKSYRTNDALKIFNEMQCNGIRAGTVVYNSLLNGLLKSRRLVEACNLFERMVDDDGVRASCWTYNILIDGLYRNGRDEAAYTMFCDLKRKGNDFVDGVTYGIVILQLCREDRLEEAFQLVEEMVARGFVIDLVTVTSLLIALYKQGRWDWTERLMKHVRDGNLVPALLSWKSSMEGLLRGPQSKTRDLTPMFPSRNDVAEILNVSNVVDMKGDGSLGSEDGKILYDENDSWSSSPYMDLLANWVTSDHHPSQSFSLTRGVRVMAKGEDSFDIDMVNTYLSIFLSKGKLSLACKLFEIFTDMGVNPITFTYNSIMSSFVKKGYFKAAWGVLHAMGETVSPADVATYNVIIQGLGKMGKADLANAVLNKLTKEGGYLDIVMYNTLINALGKAGRIDDASKLFKQMKTSGINPDVVTYNTLIQVHSKAGRLKDAYKFLKLMLDAGCAPNHVTDTILDFLGKEIEKVRYQKASIMRHDANDPS from the coding sequence atgggATTTACAGAGAGGATAATGCAACATGGCCGAAGAGGTACTACGGAAAATCTTCTTCTTTATTCTGCCACTTTTCGGACAAGATTCACCACAGCCGCAAACGAAACGGTTTCGGCTAAAAGGGCGGCAGCAGACCTCTTGTTAGTTGCCTCCATTGCTAAAGCTTTGCAAAACCCTGGAGGGATTcattatcttgagaaaaatggCGAGTTTATTCCCTTGACTGAAGATGTTGTTCTACAAACTCTCCGGCGTAATTCTCTTGATGTTTCCAAGAAATTGGAGTTCTTTCACTGGTGCTCGTTTAGGCCTAATTACAAACACTCTGTGGACACCTACTCCCAAATGTTTAAAATCCTTTGCCTTAGAACCCATCAGGATAGTAACGATATTTTTGAGCTGGTCTCCTCCATGAGGAATGATGGGTTGGTGCTTAATTCATCAACTTTTAAACTGATTCTTGATGCGTTCCTTAGGTGTGGCAAGTTTGACTCTGCTTTGGATGTTTTGGATTATGTCGAGAGGGACTCAAATGTTGTTAGTTGTTTGAGTCCTGATATACACAGCTCTGTTTTTGTTGCTCTTGTGAGGAAGAATCAAATTGGCATTGCTTTGTCGATGTTCCTCAAGCTTTTGGACTCATCCTCCGCACTTGGTAACGGGGTTGTAATTCCTGATGCTATTGCTTGTAACGAGTTACTTGTCGGTCTCAAGAAGGCAGACATGAAAGATCAATTCAAACAAGTTTTCGGTAAACTACGGGCGACAAAGCTATATCCCTTGGATAGACATGGTTATAATATATGTATTCACACATTTGGTCGTTGGGGTGACTTTGTTACAGCTCTCAGTTTGTTTAAAGAGATGAAGGAAAAAAGTGGTTCCTTTGATCCTGATTTGTGCACCTATAACAGCCTCATCCATGTGCTTTTCTTGCTTGGGAAGGTGAATGATGCCCTCATTGTTTGGGAGGAACTCAAGGGATCCTCGGGTCAAGAGCCCGACGCATATACCTATCAAATTCTTATTCAGGGTTGTTCTAAATCTTACCGGACCAATGATGCATTGAAAATCTTCAATGAGATGCAGTGTAATGGTATACGTGCAGGAACTGTTGTTTATAACTCCCTCCTTAATGGTTTGCTCAAGTCAAGAAGGCTAGTGGAAGCTTGTAATCTTTTTGAGAGAATGGTTGATGACGATGGTGTTAGGGCTTCGTGCTGGACGTATAATATACTCATCGATGGATTGTATAGAAACGGCAGGGATGAAGCTGCTTACACTATGTTTTGTGACTTGAAGAGAAAAGGTAATGATTTTGTGGATGGTGTTACTTATGGCATTGTCATTTTGCAACTTTGTCGGGAGGATCGTCTCGAGGAGGCATTCCAGTTGGTGGAAGAGATGGTGGCACGTGGTTTTGTCATTGACTTGGTGACTGTGACCTCATTGTTGATTGCACTTTACAAGCAAGGTCGGTGGGATTGGACGGAGCGGCTCATGAAACATGTTAGAGATGGGAATTTGGTTCCAGCTCTACTTAGTTGGAAATCCTCCATGGAAGGTTTATTAAGGGGTCCTCAAAGCAAGACGAGAGACTTGACACCCATGTTTCCATCAAGAAATGATGTCGCCGAGATTTTGAATGTCTCAAATGTAGTCGATATGAAAGGTGATGGTTCACTTGGTTCAGAAGATGGCAAAATCCTTTATGACGAAAATGACAGCTGGTCATCTTCTCCGTACATGGATCTGCTGGCGAATTGGGTCACCTCCGATCATCATCCTTCTCAATCTTTCTCGCTGACGCGGGGGGTTCGAGTGATGGCTAAAGGTGAAGATTCTTTTGATATTGATATGGTGAACACCTATTTATCTATTTTTCTGTCCAAGGGGAAGTTGAGTTTAGCTTGCAAGTTATTTGAGATTTTCACCGATATGGGTGTCAACCCAATCACCTTTACTTACAACTCCATAATGAGTTCTTTTGTCAAGAAGGGGTACTTCAAGGCGGCATGGGGGGTCCTTCATGCCATGGGTGAGACTGTTAGTCCGGCAGACGTAGCAACATACAACGTGATAATTCAAGGTCTGGGAAAGATGGGAAAAGCCGATCTCGCAAATGCTGTTCTCAACAAATTAACAAAAGAAGGCGGTTATCTCGACATTGTGATGTACAATACCTTGATCAACGCCCTTGGAAAGGCTGGCCGAATCGATGACGCGAGCAAACTGTTTAAACAAATGAAAACTAGTGGTATAAATCCTGATGTAGTTACATATAATACGCTTATCCAAGTGCATAGTAAGGCGGGTCGACTTAAGGATGCTTACAAGTTCTTGAAGCTGATGTTGGATGCTGGATGTGCACCTAACCATGTGACTGACACCATTCTTGATTTTCTTGGAAAGGAAATTGAGAAGGTTAGATACCAGAAGGCTTCAATAATGCGCCACGATGCAAATGATCCTTCCTAA
- the LOC140982911 gene encoding uncharacterized protein yields the protein MAKDCRKPKKGNPQANVVQERSVPFDFSRLDLSAVILEANLVENSNEWWVDTGATRHICSSKGMFSTYTPSTGRKLYMGNSATSEVEDTGNVVLKMTSGLEVTLVDALHVPDIRKNLVSGSLLVKHGFRLVFESNKVVLTKSGHFIGKGYLDENLFKLNVMAIRQNVVEKRKENGSSKRKLETEHAGQVPTHEPTLNENATPLESSSKEQEPRRSKRARISKSFGPDFHTFMLENEPKDIQDALASPEAPYWKEAINSEMDSILQNHTWELVDLPPGIKIFRTPEAIILSQSHYVETVLKKFNAYDSTPVKTPLDANVHLAKNRGEPVSQLEYSRIIGSLMYITNCTRPDIACAVNKLSRFTSNPSDAHWKALTRDSKSTSGYVFTIGGGAIYWRSSKQTCIARSTMESEFIALDKAAEEAEWLRNFLEDITCWTSPVPAIMIHCDSQSAIARAQNSMYNGKSRHIRRRHDTVRQLISNGVISVDYIKSKDNLADPLTKALNRYQMYCLSRGMGLNPTK from the exons ATGGCTAAGGATTGTAGGAAGCCAAAGAAAGGAAATCCTCAAGCCAACGTTGTTCAAGAAAGGTCGGtaccatttgatttttctcGACTTGATTTGTCTGCAGTTATTTTAGAAGCAAACTTGGTTGAAAACTCAAATGAGTGGTGGGTTGATACCGGAGCAACTCGACACATTTGCTCCAGCAAAGGGATGTTCTCCACATACACTCCATCGACCGGGAGAAAACTATACATGGGGAACTCCGCTACGTCTGAGGTGGAGGACACCGGAAATGTAGTATTGAAGATGACATCGGGTTTGGAAGTAACCCTTGTTGATGCACTTCATGTACCAGACATAAGAAAGAACCTCGTGTCGGGGTCTCTGTTGGTCAAACATGGGTTTAGACTAGTATTTGAGTCTAACAAAGTTGTATTGACAAAGAGTGGTCATTTTATTGGAAAAGGATATCTCGATGAGAACCTTTTCAAGTTGAATGTAATGGCTATACGCCAAAATGTTGTTGAAA aaaggaaagaaaatggttctaGCAAACGAAAACTTGAGACGGAGCATGCAGGTCAAGTACCTACACATGAACCAACTCTAAATGAAAATGCTACACCATTGGAAAGTTCTTCAAAGGAGCAAGAGCCAAGAAGAAGCAAAAGGGCTAGAATCTCAAAGTCCTTTGGTCCAGACTTCCATACTTTTATGTTGGAGAATGAACCAAAAGACATACAAGATGCTCTGGCTAGCCCTGAAGCTCCCTATTGGAAAGaagccatcaactctgaaatggatTCCATATTGCAAAACCATACTTGGGAACTAGTGGATCTTCCACCAG GGATTAAAATCTTTAGAACTCCAGAAGCAATAATCCTATCTCAGTCTCATTATGTAGAAACAGTGTTGAAGAAGTTTAACGCTTATGACTCTACCCCAGTAAAAACGCCTTTAGACGCAAATGTCCATTTGGCGAAGAATCGTGGAGAACCAGTTTCCCAACTGGAATACTCCAGAATTATTGGAAGCCTTATGTACATCACTAACTGTACTAGACCTGACATCGCTTGTGCGGTTAACAAGTTAAGTCGGTTTACAAGTAATCCTAGTGATGCACATTGGAAGGCGTTGACAAGG GATTCCAAATCCACCAGCGGCTATGTATTTACCATTGGTGGAGGAGCAATCTATTGGAGGTCATCGAAACAAACTTGCATTGCTAGATCTACTATGGAATCGGAGTTCATAGCGCTAGATAAAGCTGCAGAAGAAGCTGAGTGGCTTCGCAACTTTCTAGAGGACATTACGTGTTGGACAAGTCCAGTGCCAGCAATCATGATACATTGCGACAGTCAGTCAGCAATTGCAAGGGCACAAAACAGTATGTACAATGGCAAGTCTCGACATATTCGTCGAAGACATGATACTGTGCGACAGTTGATCTCTAATGgagttatatctgttgattatattaaatcaaaggaTAACTTAGCGGATCCGCTTACAAAAGCATTAAATAGATATCAAATGTACTGTCTGTCAAGAGGAATGGGTTTAAATCCtaccaaataa